CGAATCGGCCTTGAGCAGCGAAGGCCTGTACTCGTCGCAGATCCAGAAAGAGCCGTCAGGAGAGGCGCTTATCCCCTCTGAATCGATGCCGCGCGGATCATGGCCAAGGGCTTTGAAGTTCTCATCAAGGGCTATCTCCTCGGCCTTTTTACCCTCAGGGGGGGGAAGGGGCAGTCCAGAGGCCTTGCCCTCTTTCCAGGAGAGGGAGATTGACTTGTCAATGGTGAGCTCACTGCTGCCGGGTACATAGCGGAGCCCGATAATGGAGGGGCTGAATGAGGGGGAAAGGTAGACCTTCTGCCTTACTCCCTCGGGGCTGTCAGGCACCCCGAAACCGGGGCCGCGGTCTGTCACTCCCCAGAAAAGCCATGATCCGTCTTCAGCTTTTCCCCTGAAGCTGAGACCTGAGCCGGGGGATATGGGGATGCCTGCGGGAAAGTCCGCGGCGAACTTCCCTGAATAGGGGAGGTTGTCCTTTCCCTCGAGCTTCACCTTCACCGCGGTGATCGATACGGCCATCTCCGCGGCGGGTGTGTACGTCGAACAAAGTGCCAGAAACGCTGCAAAGAGCAAAACAGAAAGCAGGCTGCATATCCTTTTGTTCATCCCTTGTGATATCCTTTCATCATGGTACAGGTGATTATACAGGCAAAACATCACAAGGTCAATCCTGCTCCCATTTCACCCATGCGGCTCTCTACGAAGGCGACAGGAAAGTCCTCGAGACCCTGCAGGGGGCCTTTATCTTGTTCCGCCTTTGCTTTTCAGGAGCTTGGCCGCCTCGGTTCTTTTATGCTCCAGGGCAAGCTTCAGGGGCGTTTTCCCTTCCTCTGTCCTTGCGTTGACGGCGGCGCCCTTTGAGAGAAGCAGCTCCATTATCCTGAGCCTGCCCTGCATGGCGGCAAGATGAAGGGGCGTAAGGCCTCCCATTCCTCTCACATTGATCTTCGCCCCTGCCGAGAGTATCCGGCTCGCGACATCATAATCGCCCAGCTCCACTGCCAGGTGGAGCGAGGTGTAGCCGCGGCAGTCCTTCCCGTCGGGATCGGCTCTCTCAGAGAGGAGAAGGTCGATCATGGGACGGTTTTTCTTATAGACAGCCTCCTGGAGCGCGGTGGTCCCCGAGTCGTTGTGGGCATTCACGTCGGCACCGCGGGCAATGAGGAGCCTCACCATTTCGTCATAACCGTTACAGGCCGCCACCTGGAGCAGCCTCGTTCCCTCGCCGTCTCCCTGGTTCACCTGCCCCGGGTGGAGCTTCAGCAGCTCTTCAGTCTTTTCAAGCTTGTTTTCGAAGACGGCGGCCTGCAGCTCCCTGTTGTAAGTTCTCGCCCCCTTCCCCGCCAGATACTCGGCAATTCCCCCGAAGCCCTGTGCCGCTGCAGTCTCCCAGGGCGTGACGCCGATATGGTTTTTTGCATTCACATCGGCCCCGTTCTGGACGAGAATCTTCACGATCTCGAGGCGGTTCTGCTGCACCGCGTAGTGAAGAGGCCTGTTGCCGTTGATGACGAAGAGGTTGACAATCCCGGGGCTTTTTCGCAGTATGAGCCGCACCTTCTCGGCATTTCCGGCATTTACTGCATCTACCAGGCTGTCGAGGTCGGAGGCCGCTGCGGGGAAGTGAAGCACCAGCAGCACGAAAACAATAAGAACACAAGCTTTGGAGAAAGACAGAGCGGTCATGATTTTACTTTCGCTGCGGCTTCAGGGTTCTCCTTCGCCACGGAGAACCGGGGCCGCCCTCAGCACCGGCAATGCCTCAGAACCGGATATGAAGCCGGGTGACGAGGGCGTTCACTTCCTTCCATTGCGAAGGGGCTTTTGAATTCTGCATCAGGTAGGAGACTTCCCAGTTCAGATCCTTTTGAGAGAGGGACTCCAGGCCCAGGTACAGGCGGTTTCTGTTGAACTCCCCTCTGCTCAGGTCGTAAAAGACCTCGTCGATGACAAAGGGAACAATCTGGACTGCCGTTCTCTCGCGAGGAAGAAAGGTTATCTTCAGGGAGTTCCTGTATCTCCAGTTGCTCTCCCCCGTGGAAAAGCTCCGGCATTCAAACCTGTTCCTGTCTGAAAATTCCATATTCCCCCAGTTCCACTTGAAGGTCCCGTTCACATAGGGCCTGTCTTCCCAGAAGGCGAGACCCTTTGCCTGCTCCACTATCTTGCGGAGGTTGAGGCTCATGGCGAAAGAAGGGGAGCACTTCCGCTCCAGGCCGACATCGGTATGTCGGTAAAAATTGCCTTCCAGGCTGCTGGCGTAACGGTACTCAATTTCCAGCTTCGCCGTGAGCCTGTTGTCGAATTTATGCTTGAAGTCCGTTGACCACCGGTATTCCCATTCCCCGGCCACCGCTGGCAGAGAGCACATTGAGAGCAGCGCGAATAATACCGTCAGGCGGCATAGTGCTGGCTTTGCAGGAATATTCATTGCTTCCCATCGTCCTGTTGTGGCTTTAATGGTATGTATTGTAAAACTTTTTGAGCCATTTTGCAAGTAAGAGGAATACTTCACCCCTTCAGCAGAGAGTATTGATTGGTGGCGCTTCTTCTGATATCATAGAGATATCATGCATATCATCAGAAAGCTCAAAATGCCAGGTCATGCCCGATAGAAAGCTTATCGACAGAACCAGGAAAATTCTTATCATAAAGCTCTTTGCCATTGGAGAGCTTTTGATGGCCACTCCTTTGATCGCTTCTCTCAAAGAAACCTTCCCCGAGGCTTCTCTGCATGTTCTTACCGGCTCTTATATCAAGGACGTGATAAAAAACAATCCTCATGTAGATAAGGTTATCGCCGCAGATGAAAAAGACTTTCTTGCTCACAGAGCGGTGCCTCTTTCAAGACTTCTCCTGGCTCTCCGGCGTGAAAAATATGATATGATTTTCTGTCTTCACAGGCCCTTTATCATGAGCCTTTTCACTTTTCTGGCCCGCGCTCCCGTGAGAGCCGGGTTTGAGAGGGGAAGGGAAGGCTTCCTCTATACCCACAGGGTGAAGCCCAACATCCCGGGAAGGCACCAGATAGAAGAGTATCTCGATCTGCTGAGGGCCCTGGGCGTCGAGCCCTCTTTCACAAAAAAAATGCTCTTTCTGGACGAGGAGGCCCTGGCCAGAAAGGAGCTCATCTTCCGGGAGCACGGCCTTGAGCCTGGAAAGAAGGTAGTGGCTCTCTCCCCCGCGGGAGGCAACAACCTTGCCGCTCACCGCCTGGGAACGGACGCCCTCGTGAGAAGGTGGCCCGATGAGAAGTACGGCCGGCTCGCGAAGCTCGTGATTGAAAAGCTTGGGGCAAAGGTCCTGATAGTAGGCGGAGAAGCAGAAAAGGCCGCGGCCGGTAAAATCATCGAGATCGCAGGGCCGGAGTGCATCGATCTGACCGGTAAAACAGATATCCTTACGGCTTCAGCAGTAATAAAGGGTGCCGATATCCTTGTCACCAACGATTCAGGGCCCATGCATCTTGCCGCTTCCGTGGGTACTTTTGTGATAGCTCTCTTCGGCCCCACCGACCCGAATGTCGCAGGCCCTTACTGCGAGAACTCACAGGTGATTAGAAAGGGGTTTCTGTGCAGCCCCTGCTTCAGCAAGGACCGCTTCCCTCCCTTCAACGTGGACTGCCCCGCATGGAAATGCATGGAAGAGATAGATCCCGCCGAGGTTTACCGCGAGATTGAAAACCACCTCAAGGCTTCCTGTCAGCCCTGAAGCGCTCCATCGCCTGAGGCAGAAGGAACAGATTCCCCGTGGCATTGTAAACCGGTGTGTTCTTCGCGGCTCCGATGCTTCTGTGAGAGGCTCCGCGGCAGTAAATGGTATAGAAGTCCTGGCTGGCGGAGGCCTCGTAGGAGCTGCGGTAAGTATCCTTTCCTGCCGCGGGGCAGAGGGGAATTGACTTGAGATAGCGGGGGCAGAGTATGGCGAGCCCTGGCGGGCAGTGCCCCCTGTTGTCAGTGGAATACATTTCAATGGCGGTCGCCAGATGACGGCAGTTTCTCTGGCAGAGATAATAGTCTGTGTAGGCCTCCTTCTCACGGGGAGAAGGCTCCCTGCCAAGCGCCTCTGTTATCTGTGACAGGAGAAGCGCTCTCTCCAGGGCATACTTGCTGCTTTCTTCCGGGAGGAGGGGATAACCGGAACGGGCATCTGCCCTCGGGTAGTCTGAAGGTACGGCGGCGTGATTTTTGCCCATGCAGCAGAATGAATAGAAGTCCGGCATTGTGCTTACCTCGTAAGAACCGCTGTAGGTATCCTTCCCCTGCGACGGACATGAAGGCACTGCCTTGAGATAAGCGGGGACAAGACCGCCCAGCTCGAGGGGATAGCGCCCCTTGTAATCTGAAGAGTAGAGCTCCAGGGCCTCGCTGATCTGCCTGCAGTTTACCTGGCAGAAAAGAAGATCCCGGGAATCTCTTTCCTCTCTGGAGGAGGGGGATTTCTTGAGGTGAGGCGGCAGATCTACGGGCAAAACTTGCTGAGAAGGGCTCTTTTTCGATGGATGGACCAGCGGCGTTGCCACGCTGATGGCCTGAACAGGGCTGTGTGCCGTGCGGGGGGGCTCCACAGGCACCTGCTCTTTCTGCCTGACCCTGCTGAAGAAAATAAGCAGGACCAGAAAGGGGATGACGAACAGAGCGGATTTCAGGTAATCCGGCGGCTTCTTCTCCAAGACGGCACCCCCTTCTTATAATACGGCGAAAAGACCTGTCACTGCCATGATGAAACGCTCGTCCATGTTCGGCACCAGAGAGTGTGCCCCCTGTTTACATTGAGACACGAATCTTTCACATCTTTTCTTTTTCCGTGAGCATACTGTGACAGGGGAATGGAAGGGATTTCGTTATTTCCTCGGGGGCTCCGAGTGGCTGAGCGCCAGTGACAGGGGCGGAGGGAGAAACAGTGCATCGAGCCTGGGAGCGAGATCTATTATAGAGCTTTCCTGTTTTGCCTGATAATTAGGTGCGGAGCGCAGCCTTTCCAGCTCTTTTACCGCTTTCTCGCGCTGCGGCTCAGGCATTTTGTCAGAGCCGAGCAGGTCCTGCAGGCGCTGCTCCTCGGCGCGGGCCATCTCACCAAGTTTATCCGGCGGAGCCGTCAACGCTTCATAGGTGGGCGCAAGGCCGTACTTGTCAAGCAGCTCAACCCTGGCATCGATCTCTTCCCTGGAAAGGCCCGGGTCCTTGGGAAACTTTGTCACCAGGAAAGTGTCCCTGGCAGGATCCATCTGCAGAATTGTGGGCCTTACAAACTGCTTTTCACCGGGCCATATGGTTCTGTCCCACACCTCAAGCGAGCCGCGGGGGAGAATTCCACCGCGATTGGAATAGTCGCGGACCATGCGGCGCAGGAGACGGTCTTCAGCGCGCTCGCTGTCGAGGTATATGGTGGCATGGGCAAGGCCAAGCCTGTCGAGATGGGAGATGATTTCCTCGTTGGCGGCATGGAGGGAATCGATGACCAGGATGTCATCGTCTCCGATCTCCATATGCCGGGGCTTTTCTTCACGGAAGCCGGTGAATCTGACATCGGGCAGGCGCCACCCGCCCGGCCTTGTGTCGGTGAAGTTATATACCGGCACATCGGCAGATCCGCTGCGAATGAGCTCGGAGATATCCTCCTTGAAGCGGTTTATGTCCACTGCTTCAATGGAGTCCCAGTAAAGGGACCGATTGTCGGGCGTCCTGGGATAGTTGGGATCGTCAATGTCCTTGAAATACATGTCGCCCTGAAGCTCCACGGCCCTGCGGCCGGCTTGCTCGGCGAACTCCTTGACCTGCTCGATGAGGGAGGATTTGCCTCCGCTGGAAGGCCCGGCCAGAATGAGGGCAACGCGCTTCCCCCTGGGGAGGCTCTCTATGAGCTCCTTCACCTGGTCGAGACGGTTGGGCACTCCGCCTTCCCCGAGGGCCCGGCTCACCGACTCTGCAGTCTGGCTTCCGGGAAGGTGGACCTCGTGGAGCGTCCCGCTCTTATCTTCATGGAGGCATTTCACCACGTGGAACTGTGACGGGTACCGCGTGGCCGCCTCTTTGATGGAGGGGCTGCTGGAAAGACGCTCCACCACTTCGTAGACCCCCTGGAGCGTGCTGCCTGCAACGGCATCAGGGCGGCTTTTCACCAGGGCTGCAGATCCATTTTCACCGGTGTGCTCGACAGCGATGACCGAGGTCACTGAAGGCCAGGCACGCATATAGCCGGTCATCTGTTCTTCAAGCGCCCGGCACTGTGCTTCATCGGATGGCTTTGTGCCGTTGAGCGACGCCATGGCAATATGGGGAAGGCCGGGAACAGGCGAAAAAGAGATGGTATGGGCCGAAGAGCCTCCGGAACCGGTCAGCGTGACAGCGTCCTCCACCTCCGTTCCAGGCCCTTTATCCTGAGAAGGCGCAGAAAGGCCCGCATCACGCTTCACATGGAAGGTGCGAATGGCAGGCGAGGCAATATTGTGAAGCGAATCGCTCATAAGTGAGCCCTTTCTTCAGGATCGCGGGCAGCCCGAAACACCATGAGTTGTCACCCCGGTTTATGCTATTATAGCACAGAATCATTAAAGAGGGACAGACCTCAGATATTAACATTTCGACACCTTCCTTTTCTGTCCCTCACTCTCACCCTGTCGCCGGGGCTTATCAGCGAAATAATATCTTTCAGAGCATATGAGCCCGCAGCAGGAAATCCTTTGGCACCTCAATGAATATTACCAGAATTGATGCTCGGGAAGACAGACCGGGCAGGGCTGGAAAGGATGCTCCATGCATGGAATACGCGATTGAAACCGAGAAACTGACAAAAATCTACCGGAACAGCAAGGTGAAGGCCGTTGATGATCAGACGATGAAGGTGCCCTCAGGCGAGGTCTTCGGCTTCCTGGGCCCTAACGGCGCCGGAAAGACGACGACAATCTACATGCTCCTCGGGATCCTCAGGCCCACGTCTGGTGAGGGGAGAATTCTCGGGCATCCGCTGGGCAGCAATGAAGCGAAAGAGAGAATCGGCTTTCTTCCCGAATCGGCCACCATGCACCTCCACCATTCAGGCCTGTCGCTGCTGCACTATTACGGCGCCCTGCTCAACATGCGCCGCGAGGACCTGAAAACGAGAGCCCGGAAGGTCCTGGAGCTCGCGGGGCTCAGCAAGGCAATGGACCAGAACATTGCCACCTATTCAAAGGGTATGCTCCAGAGGCTCGGGATTGCCCAGGCGCTCCTCAACGATCCCGATCTGCTCATCCTGGATGAGCCCACGGCAAATCTGGATCCAATCGGCAGGAAAGAGGTGAAGGATCTGCTGATGCATGTCAAGGAACACCGAAAGACCATATTCATCAGCTCCCACATCCTCTCGGACATCGAGCAGCTCTGCGACAGGATTGCCATCCTCAAGGAAGGCAGGCTGATCAGGAGCGGTACCATCGCGGAGCTCATCGGCGACAGTTCATCGACCCTCGAGGACTTCTTCTACAGAACAGTGACAGGAGAACCAGATGCGGGCAGTTAACCTCATCGCGAGAGACACTATTCTGGAGCTTTCAAAAAGGAAGGTCCTCCTCGCCATAGTGATTGCCGTTGCGCTCACGGTGCTCCTCTATGTCATCGCTATTGCGGTGGAGCCCTCCTCTGTGCAGAAGATGGTGGACAGGATGACCTCCGGCAGGGATCTCAGTCCCGACCAGGTCGCGGCGCTGTCAATGCAGATCAGGAAACAGGGATACGGCATCCTCGTAAGCGTATTCTCCTTCGTCATGGAAGTGCTCGGCACGCTCATCGCGCTCATCATGTTCGGGACCCTTATTCCCGCGGAAATAGAGAGAGGCTCGATCAAGTTCCTCATCTCAAAACCGGTGAGCAGGCTCGAAGTGGCAGCGGGCAAGTGGACTGCCGGGTGCATGGTGCTGCTTTGCTACAGCGCAGGCACCTCGCTACTCCAGGCGCTCAGCAGCCTTTATCTCACCGGGGGAATTACCGGTGATACACTCCATACCTTTCCCTTTCTCTTCTGCAAGCTTCTCATGAGAGGATCGGTGGCAATGTGCCTCTCGGTCGCCATGACACCGGTACTTGCCGGTGTCCTCGCGTTCTTTATCTCCGGTGACATATTTGCGTTCCTTGCGGGGATCACCGGCCAGTCCCCTCTCTTTGTCGCCCTCTCCTACCTGCTCCCCAACTATTCTGCCTTTCCTGTCCACTCATTCTGGAACACCATGGCCCACGCCGTGGGCGCGAGCGTCCCGGAGCTCTCAGTTCTCGACATCGCGGCACGGTGTGCCTATGGCCTGTTTTATGCCGCCGCAATGCTGTTTCTTACCATCAGGCAGTTCAATGGAAAAGATCTCACGTAGGCCCCTGCACGACCGCCCCTCCAGCCATGTATTTGACCGGCTGCGGGGTATCATGCGGCACTCCGGGACAGAGTCATTGTGATAACGGCACCATGGGCAGCATCGAGAGATCCTCAAGGATCTCCCCGAGCTCGGTGGTGGTGTAGTACGTCGTCTCTACAAATCCTTCCCTCTGCTCCGTGTAGAACGTTGAAGTCTGGTCGATTCTTGAAAGGATGCCCAGCGCGGGATCAAAGAACAGGAGGCCCTCTCTCCGGTAGGTGATGGTTCTTTTCTCCGGCGATCCGGGGTACCCCGGGTAGCTCACGGCGGCCGTGCGGAAAGCTATCTGAAGATGGGGCGCTCCCTCAATCTCGCATTCATTTTCAAGGGTATAATACGTGGCGGTCTGGAGGGGCTCTGCCGTGTCGGCAGGCTGCAGATACTCCTCCCGCTCCCACCTGTGCCCGAGGGGAACAGGTTCTGACGGAAATGGATGAATGAGCAGAATTGAGGTGTCAGTGGCTTCAAGAATGGTGCCCCTCCTGTCTATCATGGCATAGGTGCATTTCAGGTGGGGCAGAGTCCTCTCCCTGTCATCCATTGTTGATTTGACGGGAATCGGGCTGATGAAGACATGGAGGCGGTCTCCCCTGTCCTGGTAAAGGATCTTGAGGGTCAGGGAGATCTCCAGGGCCTGGTCGGGCAGGGCTTTCACGCCAGGCAGCGTCGATGTCACCGTCGTTCTTGAGGCTCCGTGGTAACAGGCCATCAAGCCGGGGCTGAAGGCGTATTCAAGGTCATATGATTGTGACTCCATGGTCGCTCCTCCTGGTGCTCATATCTGATGAGTAATATTATTCGGGAGGAGAGGAACTCCTTTCCGGAAAAGAAGAAGCCCGGGTGCTCCGGGCTCCTTGTGGTCTTTCTGAGAGGATTTCTGCTCAGGCGCCCGAAGGGGAGACATGCCACTGCTCCCAGCCGCCATGCTGGACATTGGTCTTCAGGCCGTAGTCCTGGACATTATTGGCGAGCCACCGGTAAGCGCCCGGCGTGTTGGCGAAATCCACGGCTACCCCTTTCTCATGATTGCTGGTCCCGGGGTACGCGGCGCGGCCCGGCCCATACTTGTTGTAAAGGGCCCACTGCTCGGAATTTGACCTGAATCCCGAGATGATGTCCAGGTTGACGCCGTCCTGTTTCGCGTCCTCTATCATCTGCCTGAGGCGCGGCGCGATGCTGGAATCGACCTTTTCGCCCGAGACGGTCTCAAGCTTCCCGGAGGGGGTGCCGGGAGCCTTCATCTGCTCCTTTTCGGCCTTGAGGCGCTCCTCTTTTTCCTTCTTGGCCTCTTCTTTTGCCTTCTGGAGCTCGGCCTGATCCTTCTGGAGCTGGTCCTTGGCCTTGGCCTGCTCCTGCTTGGCCTGGGCTTCATCCTGCTTGGCCTTGGCCTCTTCCTGCTTGGCCTGGGCTTCCTCCTGCTTTGCGGCTTTCTGCTCCTCCTGGGCCGCCCGGAGCTCGTTCTGGGCGCTTTCCACGGCGCTGTTGTCAGGAGCCTGCGGAGACGCCGTCTCACCGGTCTCCTTCGACTGCTGGGCTTTCTGCTGCTCGGCCTGCTGCACTTTCTGCTCGGCGCTCTGCACCTTGCTGTCGGCTGACTTGACTTTCTGCCCCGCCGCCTTCACCTTCTCGCCGGCCTGCTTGGCCTGCTGCGAGGCCTGCTGAACCTTCTGATCGGCCTGCTGAACGTCCTGCTTGTCCTGCTTTACTTTCTGCTCGAGCTCTTTGACCTTCTGGTCGGCGCTCTCAGGCCCTCCCTGTCCCTTATCGCCGGGAGCGGTCTCCGTTCCCCCGGCATGGGGAGCCTGCTGGGCGTTCCCGCTGTGGGACGGATAGGAGGGCTGTCCACCGCTCATCGGTGAATAGGGGTTCGCCATGCCCTGGGGTGCCCCGCTCCCCCCGCTCATCGGCATGAAGGGATTCCCCGCGCCCATCGGCGAGCCCATGCCCATCGGTGACTGCGGATTCATGCCAAGAGGAGTGCCGAAGGCCCCGTTCTGCATGGGATTGCCCATCCCGGGGCACATCCCGTTCTGCCCCATCATCTGCATCATCATCTGCATCATCATCATCAGCATCTGCATCATCTGCTGCATCATCTGCTGATTGCCGCCCATGCCGTTCATCATGCCGCCGAACCCCGGCACCATGCCCATTCCGTTATTGAACCCCATCATGGGCCCTGCCTGCGCGAAGGCGGGAAGGGAGCCGGGGCCGCCCTGCTCGCCGAGATCCTGCGAGAAGAGCGAGCCGTCCATGCCGAAGGGGCTCAATCCCATCTCGGTTCCCAGGCTCCCCAGGCCTATCGCCCTCTGGGGGCCGGCCATGAACATGGCGCTGTCAACGGCCATCATATTGGTCATTCTGAGCTGTGCAAGCGGATCCATAGGTACACCTCCAGGTAATGAGAACTTAAAGTACCCCATATTATATAACGACATGGGACAGTCAAGTAAAGTGGTAAAGTTCCTAAAAAAATCCTGTGCTTTTTTCCAAGGTGCCTGAGGGCTCCCGGGAAGATGACGGGTGGGTGATCATCGATGGATTGAAGCTGCCCAGGGCGGGATGAAGCAAAAAGCATTGTCACCGCTTTGCCTGTTGGAGAGGAATAGCAGGGGACGGCGAATAATCTTCCCTCGTGGAGGAAAAAAAGCGGCTCATCTCACTTGATCTCTTCCGCGGGGCGACTATTGCAGGGATGCTGCTTGTCAACAATCCCGGCACATGGAGCGCAATCTACGCTCCGCTGGAGCATGCCGAATGGAACGGGTGCACTTTCGCCGACCTGATATTTCCCTTCTTCCTTTTTATCATGGGAATGGCCATCCCCCTTGCCTTTCGCAACCGCAGAACCTCGGCAGATGGCATGAAAAAGCTGCACCTGCAGATACTCCGGCGCGCCCTCCTCCTCTTTGCCCTGGGCCTCCTGCTGAATTCTCTCAACGTGATGCTGACAAAAATGACCCTGTCTCCCTTTGCCATCTGGCCCGATCTCCGCATCCCCGGGGTACTGCAGCGGATCGCGATCTGTTACCTCTTTGCCTCCCTGATGGTGCTGCACCTGAAGCCCAAAGCCCAGGTCCTCGCCTCCGTGCTGCTAATCCTCGGCTATGCACTCACGATGAACTTTGTACCCGTGGAAAGGAACGGCACAGTGATCTGGGAGGCAGGAATTCCGCTGAGAGACCATAACCTTGCAGCTCTGGTCGATGCCTCCCTGCTCGGGAACCATGTATGGAAGGTTTCCGCCCCTTGGGACCCCGAGGGAGTGCTGAGCACCCTGCCGGCCATTGCCACGACACTTTTCGGGGCCTTTGCCGGGTACTGGATCCTCAGGGAAATTCCCCCCGCGGTGAAAGTGAGGGGCATGGCCATCATGGGAGCCCTCGGGGCGCTCTCAGGGTACCTGATGAATTTCTGGGTTCCGCTGAATAAAAACATCTGGTCAAGCTCCTACACGCTCTTCACCGGGGGGCTCGCCCTTCTCTCAATGGCCTTCTGCTACTGGCTTGTGGATGTGAGAGGCGCAAGGCGGGGGCTCCATTTTTTCATTGTGTATGGATCGAATGCGATCACGGTCTTTGTCCTCTCCGGCATCTTTGCCCGTTTCCTCGATTTCATAAAGGTCCCCCTGGCTTCGGGGCTGAGCCTCAAGGCGGTGATCTACAGCGGCCTTTTTGCTTCCTGGCTGCCTGATAAGGCGGCATCGCTGGGCTATGCCCTTGCCTTTGTGATGGTCTGGTACGGCATCATGGCCGTGTTCTACAAGAAAAGAATTTTCCTGAAGATATGACCCGCCTCACCATCATCTTCCCCCGCAGCAGGCAGGGCGGTGACTGCCGGGTCGCCCGCGTGGCTTAAAGTGCCTCCGATGACCGCCCGGGCTTCCGGGCAGCCCGGCTGAAAACGATTCTTGCCACAGGGGCTCCTTTTTGCTACAATTGATTAAAAGCGGAGAAGAGGCGAAGGGGAGGCAGGCTCATGAAAAGCCTTATCGCGGCAGCGGCTCTTGTTTGTTTTATGCTCTTTGTGACGGCGCACGCGGGAGCCGATCAGGCTGAAGATCTTTTTGGCGCGGCCTACAAGGGGGACCTGGCAAAAGTGAAGGCTCTCCTAGCGAAAAATCCAAAGCTTGTCAATGGAAAGGGAAAGAGCAGCGGCGGATGGACCGCCCTGATGGCCGCAGCGAGGGCTGACCATAAGGACATAGTCCTCTATCTGCTTTCAAAAGGAGCTGATATCAACGCGGTAAGCGATGAAGGTTTAACATTACTTATAGACGCGGCGTCCTTCGGCAAAACTGAGATGGCGGCGCTTTTCCTGTCCAGGGGCGCAGCGGTGAACGCAAAGGACAGGCAGGGAAAGTCTTCCCTGCATTATGCGGCATCGGGTCTGGGAAACAGGGAGCTGGCGGCGGCCCTTGTCAAAAGCGGCGCCGATGTCAACGCCAGGGACAAGTCAGGCAGAACGCCCCTCTCCTATGCCGCGGAAGAGGGAGCAAAGGCGACAGCGGAGCTCCTCATCTCCCACGGCGCTCCCATCAACGCAAGGGACGCCTCGGGAAAAACACCGCTCGGCACCGCGGTGGAGAAATTGAAGAGCATGTCCCTTCACATAGACCGTGTCGACAGAAGCAAAGATGAGCAGAAGATGAAGGAGCTCATTGCCTTTCTCCGTGCCCGCGGGGCCAAAGAATAACAGCCCTGGCCATTTTTATCCTTTTTCTTGTCCTGGCCGGCTCCTTTCTGCTATACTTATGATACTGGCGGAAAACTCTCCAGAATTCCAGATAAAAAGCGAGGCATTCCCTATGGACAGAAGAGACTTTATCACAGAGGCATGCAAAAGCGTTGTCGGTGCAGGAATAGTGGCAGGCCTGTGCTCTGATCCCCGCTTCCTTGCCGGTATCACCGCCGGCAGCATCGGGGAATCAGGTGCGAAGCCCGCTCCGGTAAAG
This window of the Candidatus Eremiobacterota bacterium genome carries:
- a CDS encoding DUF2490 domain-containing protein, giving the protein MCSLPAVAGEWEYRWSTDFKHKFDNRLTAKLEIEYRYASSLEGNFYRHTDVGLERKCSPSFAMSLNLRKIVEQAKGLAFWEDRPYVNGTFKWNWGNMEFSDRNRFECRSFSTGESNWRYRNSLKITFLPRERTAVQIVPFVIDEVFYDLSRGEFNRNRLYLGLESLSQKDLNWEVSYLMQNSKAPSQWKEVNALVTRLHIRF
- a CDS encoding D-alanyl-D-alanine carboxypeptidase family protein, whose translation is MDPLAQLRMTNMMAVDSAMFMAGPQRAIGLGSLGTEMGLSPFGMDGSLFSQDLGEQGGPGSLPAFAQAGPMMGFNNGMGMVPGFGGMMNGMGGNQQMMQQMMQMLMMMMQMMMQMMGQNGMCPGMGNPMQNGAFGTPLGMNPQSPMGMGSPMGAGNPFMPMSGGSGAPQGMANPYSPMSGGQPSYPSHSGNAQQAPHAGGTETAPGDKGQGGPESADQKVKELEQKVKQDKQDVQQADQKVQQASQQAKQAGEKVKAAGQKVKSADSKVQSAEQKVQQAEQQKAQQSKETGETASPQAPDNSAVESAQNELRAAQEEQKAAKQEEAQAKQEEAKAKQDEAQAKQEQAKAKDQLQKDQAELQKAKEEAKKEKEERLKAEKEQMKAPGTPSGKLETVSGEKVDSSIAPRLRQMIEDAKQDGVNLDIISGFRSNSEQWALYNKYGPGRAAYPGTSNHEKGVAVDFANTPGAYRWLANNVQDYGLKTNVQHGGWEQWHVSPSGA
- a CDS encoding ABC transporter ATP-binding protein, whose product is MEYAIETEKLTKIYRNSKVKAVDDQTMKVPSGEVFGFLGPNGAGKTTTIYMLLGILRPTSGEGRILGHPLGSNEAKERIGFLPESATMHLHHSGLSLLHYYGALLNMRREDLKTRARKVLELAGLSKAMDQNIATYSKGMLQRLGIAQALLNDPDLLILDEPTANLDPIGRKEVKDLLMHVKEHRKTIFISSHILSDIEQLCDRIAILKEGRLIRSGTIAELIGDSSSTLEDFFYRTVTGEPDAGS
- a CDS encoding ankyrin repeat domain-containing protein — translated: MTALSFSKACVLIVFVLLVLHFPAAASDLDSLVDAVNAGNAEKVRLILRKSPGIVNLFVINGNRPLHYAVQQNRLEIVKILVQNGADVNAKNHIGVTPWETAAAQGFGGIAEYLAGKGARTYNRELQAAVFENKLEKTEELLKLHPGQVNQGDGEGTRLLQVAACNGYDEMVRLLIARGADVNAHNDSGTTALQEAVYKKNRPMIDLLLSERADPDGKDCRGYTSLHLAVELGDYDVASRILSAGAKINVRGMGGLTPLHLAAMQGRLRIMELLLSKGAAVNARTEEGKTPLKLALEHKRTEAAKLLKSKGGTR
- a CDS encoding DUF5009 domain-containing protein, with translation MEEKKRLISLDLFRGATIAGMLLVNNPGTWSAIYAPLEHAEWNGCTFADLIFPFFLFIMGMAIPLAFRNRRTSADGMKKLHLQILRRALLLFALGLLLNSLNVMLTKMTLSPFAIWPDLRIPGVLQRIAICYLFASLMVLHLKPKAQVLASVLLILGYALTMNFVPVERNGTVIWEAGIPLRDHNLAALVDASLLGNHVWKVSAPWDPEGVLSTLPAIATTLFGAFAGYWILREIPPAVKVRGMAIMGALGALSGYLMNFWVPLNKNIWSSSYTLFTGGLALLSMAFCYWLVDVRGARRGLHFFIVYGSNAITVFVLSGIFARFLDFIKVPLASGLSLKAVIYSGLFASWLPDKAASLGYALAFVMVWYGIMAVFYKKRIFLKI
- the waaF gene encoding lipopolysaccharide heptosyltransferase II, whose product is MPDRKLIDRTRKILIIKLFAIGELLMATPLIASLKETFPEASLHVLTGSYIKDVIKNNPHVDKVIAADEKDFLAHRAVPLSRLLLALRREKYDMIFCLHRPFIMSLFTFLARAPVRAGFERGREGFLYTHRVKPNIPGRHQIEEYLDLLRALGVEPSFTKKMLFLDEEALARKELIFREHGLEPGKKVVALSPAGGNNLAAHRLGTDALVRRWPDEKYGRLAKLVIEKLGAKVLIVGGEAEKAAAGKIIEIAGPECIDLTGKTDILTASAVIKGADILVTNDSGPMHLAASVGTFVIALFGPTDPNVAGPYCENSQVIRKGFLCSPCFSKDRFPPFNVDCPAWKCMEEIDPAEVYREIENHLKASCQP
- a CDS encoding ABC transporter permease subunit; the protein is MRAVNLIARDTILELSKRKVLLAIVIAVALTVLLYVIAIAVEPSSVQKMVDRMTSGRDLSPDQVAALSMQIRKQGYGILVSVFSFVMEVLGTLIALIMFGTLIPAEIERGSIKFLISKPVSRLEVAAGKWTAGCMVLLCYSAGTSLLQALSSLYLTGGITGDTLHTFPFLFCKLLMRGSVAMCLSVAMTPVLAGVLAFFISGDIFAFLAGITGQSPLFVALSYLLPNYSAFPVHSFWNTMAHAVGASVPELSVLDIAARCAYGLFYAAAMLFLTIRQFNGKDLT